The following coding sequences lie in one Arachis stenosperma cultivar V10309 chromosome 5, arast.V10309.gnm1.PFL2, whole genome shotgun sequence genomic window:
- the LOC130982985 gene encoding 2-methylene-furan-3-one reductase-like, giving the protein MASTPSIPSHMKAWTYSEYGNIEDILKFDPNVPVPELNDDQVLIKVVAAALNPVDYKRALGNFKNSDSPLPTSPGYDVAGVVMKVGSKVKKFKVGDEVYGDINENALKNPKAIGSLAEYTAAEEKVLAHKPFNLSFVEASSLPLAIITAYQGLERASLSSQKSILVLGGAGGVGTHVVQLSKHVFGASKVAATASSGKLELLRNLGADLLIDYTKVNFEDLPEKFDVVFDAVGQNERALKAIKEGGKVVTIVEPEIPPAIWYLLNSEGVVLEKLKPYLESGKIKPIVDPKSPFPFSNVVEAFAYLKTHRATGKIVIHPIP; this is encoded by the exons ATGGCAAGCACACCTAGCATTCCATCTCACATGAAAGCTTGGACCTACTCTGAATATGGTAACATTGAAGACATTCTCAAGTTTGATCCTAATGTCCCTGTACCAGAACTCAATGATGATCAGGTTCTCATTAAGGTTGTGGCTGCAGCTCTTAACCCTGTTGATTATAAGAGGGCCCTTGGAAATTTCAAGAACTCCGACTCTCCCTTGCCG ACTTCCCCTGGCTATGACGTTGCGGGTGTGGTAATGAAAGTGGGAAGCAAAGTGAAGAAGTTCAAAGTTGGAGATGAAGTGTATGGCGACATCAATGAGAATGCATTGAAGAACCCAAAGGCCATAGGGTCACTAGCAGAGTATACTGCAGCCGAAGAGAAAGTGCTGGCTCACAAACCCTTCAATTTGAGCTTTGTTGAAGCCTCTAGCCTCCCTTTGGCAATCATCACTGCCTACCAAGGCCTTGAAAGAGCTTCTCTTTCTTCCCAAAAATCTATCCTTGTTCTTGGAGGTGCTGGTGGAGTTGGAACTCATGTTGTTCAG CTTAGCAAGCATGTGTTTGGAGCATCAAAGGTAGCAGCCACAGCCAGCAGTGGCAAATTGGAACTATTGAGAAATTTGGGAGCAGACTTGCTTATTGACTATACCAAGGTCAATTTTGAAGATCTTCCAGAAAAGTTTGATGTAGTGTTCGATGCAGTTG GTCAAAATGAGAGGGCATTGAAAGCTATCAAAGAAGGGGGCAAAGTTGTGACAATAGTAGAACCTGAAATTCCTCCTGCTATTTGGTACTTACTCAATTCAGAAGGTGTTGTGTTGGAGAAATTAAAACCTTACTTGGAGAGTGGGAAGATCAAGCCAATAGTGGATCCTAAAAGTCCTTTTCCATTTTCTAATGTCGTTGAAGCATTTGCTTACTTGAAGACTCATAGAGCCACCGGCAAAATAGTCATACACCCCATCCCATGA